A single region of the Polyodon spathula isolate WHYD16114869_AA chromosome 12, ASM1765450v1, whole genome shotgun sequence genome encodes:
- the LOC121323804 gene encoding rho GTPase-activating protein 24-like encodes MPENKHSSVVRNSGSLSSTAYRRIKRCLSFKRRVFGQRLEDTVQYERRYGEQLAPLIVEQCAKFIRSQGLLEVGLFRLPGQATLVKELRDAFDAGEKPSFDSSTDVHTVASLLKLYLRELPEPLIPFSKYEDFLLCAKLLAGGKEQGLVELKTLLQHLPNANFCLLHYICRLLDEVQFYSHLNKMSAQNLATVFGPNILRPKAEDPETMIGGTALVQQLMSVLISEHRTLFIRETSRGAPNADSSPAGQRCRARIQKEDPTAPPRVLDGSQGCEIENGLLNVNGIWARQLSLPFTARKGSSRNLKQEDRPASLQSCIPSTGHRCQSKMENRGNEDPSPGGVSDHLYDSYCPGLACAVGQFLETETGIETGASSIPATTSCTTAAQNGPIPTITQSSWVDDCHEDTDSSAERRLSDPHESTFSVYDNIDIAPLPTPPSPPPPISNLEDMTSVGSISWSSSSCEILLEETSEASRCSSSRTAGGGSMEPNLSSSLSLRPSSALTDNLGAGVVSSGSSEVCLAMQDNNPGNSPATHCLLAGLKQQMARQKAEYEAKIKSVEQRNEELELEVKNLHLNLEQQRKWYNIVEIKMRNAERAKADAEKRNAMLQREMEEFFNTFGDLTSEGKKTERIVQSF; translated from the exons ATGCCAGAAAATAAACACTCTTCAGTCGTCAGAAACAGTGGCTCTCTCTCCAGCACAGCCTACCGGAGGATTAAGAGGTGCCTGAGCTTTAAGAGAC GTGTTTTTGGGCAGAGGCTGGAGGATACAGTTCAGTATGAGCGACGGTACGGAGAGCAGCTGGCGCCCCTGATCGTGGAGCAGTGTGCTAAATTCATCCGGAGCCAGGGGCTGCTGGAGGTGGGGCTCTTCCGGCTGCCAGGGCAGGCCACCCTCGTCAAGGAGCTGCGCGATGCTTTCGATGCGGGGGAGAAACCCTCCTTTGACAG CAGCACTGATGTGCACACTGTGGCTTCTCTTCTGAAGCTCTACCTGCGAGAGCTGCCGGAGCCACTCATCCCCTTCTCCAAATACGAGGACTTCCTCCTGTGTGCAAAGCTGCTGGCTGGGGGCAAGGAGCAG gGGCTGGTGGAACTCAAGACTCTCTTGCAGCACCTTCCGAATGCAAACTTCTGCCTCCTACATTATATCTGCAG GTTGTTAGATGAAGTTCAGTTCTACTCCCACCTAAACAAAATGAGTGCCCAAAACCTGGCTACAGTTTTCGGACCAAACATTCTGCGCCCCAAGGCCGAGGACCCTGAAACAATGATAGGAG GGACGGCTCTGGTGCAACAGCTGATGTCAGTGCTGATCAGTGAACACAGAACGCTGTTTATCAGAGAGACCAGCAGAGGTGCCCCTAATGCTGACAGCAGCCCAGCGGGACAGCGGTGCCGAGCCAGGATCCAAAAGGAAGACCCGACAGCTCCTCCTCGCGTCCTCGATGGCTCCCAAGGCTGTGAAATTGAGAACGGCCTACTAAATGTTAACGGAATCTGGGCACGACAGCTTTCATTGCCTTTCACAGCCAGGAAGGGATCGTCCAGAAATTTAAAACAGGAAGACCGGCCAGCCAGCTTACAGTCCTGCATACCTTCTACGGGCCACAGATGCCAATCAAAGATGGAAAACAGGGGGAATGAAGACCCCTCCCCTGGTGGTGTCAGTGATCATTTGTATGACAGTTATTGCCCAGGGTTGGCATGTGCAGTTGGCCAATTCTTGGAAACTGAAACAGGGATTGAAACAGGAGCTTCTTCCATTCCTGCTACAACAAGCTGTACCACAGCTGCCCAGAATGGGCCTATTCCAACAATCACACAAAGCAGCTGGGTTGATGACTGCCATGAAGACACTGACAGCTCAGCAGAGCGGAGGCTGAGCGATCCCCATGAAAGCACATTTTCTGTATACGACAATATTGACATTGCACCGTTACCAACTCCTccctccccaccaccaccaatATCTAACCTGGAGGACATGACCAGTGTGGGCAGCATCTCCTGGTCCAGCTCCTCCTGCGAGATCCTCCTGGAGGAGACTTCAGAGGCTTCCCGCTGTTCTTCTTCCAGGACTGCGGGAGGGGGTTCCATGGAGCCCAATCTCTCCTCCTCCCTATCACTCCGACCCTCCTCAGCACTCACTGACAATCTAGGGGCAGGAGTTGTGAGCAGTGGGAGCAGTGAAGTATGTTTGGCCATGCAGGACAATAACCCTGGCAATTCGCCGGCCACACATTGCCTGCTAGCTGGCCTCAAGCAGCAGATGGCCAGACAGAAGGCTGAGTATGAAGCTAAAATCAAAAG TGTGGAGCAGCGCAatgaggagctggagctggaggtGAAGAACCTGCATTTGAACCTGGAGCAGCAGAGGAAGTGGTACAACATTGTGGAGATTAAAATGAGGAACGCAGAGCGGGCGAAAGCAGACGCTGAGAAACGCAATGCCATGCTGCAGCGAGAGATGGAGGAATTCTTCAACACCTTTGGGGATCTCACCAGTGAAGGGAAGAAGACTGAAAGAATTGTTCAgagcttttga